In Candidatus Cloacimonadota bacterium, the genomic window AACTCCACCTCCTTTATCCCATAGGCTGGATTAACCATCGTTCTGTATGACAATAACTTATCCATCGTTCTCCTCTGTACTATCTTCAACGGACTTGCCTGTATACTTAAAAGGGTGACTCTCCAAAGTGCTTCAGAACTGTGATACGCTCCTTCTCCCTGTCTTGAAAGCGTTAATCATGTCTTAATCATCCCTTAATCAAGTCTTAATAATTAACGCTTGATTAAGGCTTGATGACCAAGTGATGAAGAGCTACAAGAGAGGGAGAAAAGGAGTAGAACTCTCGGATAACGCGATGGGAGTTCACTAGACCTTATGTATCTTATTGTATACCTATATATTATATATTAATTGGACTTCAATATCTAAGTTGGATTCTATGTATTGCCCGATTCCAAGCCACCCCTTAACTTATTTTAACAAAGATAGATAGCATAGGTGTCTTGAACTACCGTGTTTTTTGGGGTTCAATTCCAGCTTTTTTTGCTTTACAAAAATGCTGTAATCTGCAGATTGGCTTGGATATTGAAATTTTTTGCTTGGTTTCCCACTTTTACCAGTATATAATGTAGTTGAACCCTTGAGGTAAGAGACTACTAGAGTAGATTTTCATATTTACATATTTGAAATACTTTAGGTACAGGAGATCAAAATGAGATTATTAAAAAGCATGGTAATTCTGTTGATGTTGATCAGCCTCAGCAGTTGCGCACAAGCCAGCTCGTCGATGTTGGGAGCAGATGGACAGAGTCCCGTGGTGAAAGTAGTTCGCGATGTCAGGGAAGCGGTTGTGCAGATAAAAGTGGAATCTCAGGTGAGCACCCGTCAAAATATAAATCCCTTTGGTGAAGATCCCTTCTTCCGCTTCTTTTTCCCTTCCCCCGAACAACCTCGCCAGCGTCAGGTAACCTCGATGGGAAGCGGGTTTATCTATGAATACAATGAAGGAACCCGGGAAGCCTTTATCATGACCAACAATCATGTGGCAGAACGGGGTCGTGAAGGCAAGATAACCGTTACTCTGGCAGACAAAAAAACCTATACTGCCAGTGTGGTAGGTTTGGATGCCAATACCGACGTCGCAGTGATTAAGATAAAAATGAGCGAAGGAGAAGATGTGACAGTGGCCCCCTTGGGGGATAGCTCGCTTTTAGAAATCGGCGAATGGGCTATAGCCATCGGAAATCCCTTTGCCGAAGGCTTGGAACGTACGGTTACACTGGGTGTGATCTCTGCCTTGGGACGTTATGACATTATGAGTGGTGAAAATGCGTTGCTCTATCAGGATTTCATTCAGACGGACGCTGCCATCAATCCCGGTAATAGCGGTGGCCCTCTGCTAAACATCAAAGGCGAAGTGATCGGTATAAATACAGCCATCACCAGTACCAGCGGTGGAAACATCGGCATCGGATTTGCCATCCCCATCAATCTCGCCAAACGCGTGGTTAATGATCTGGTGGCCAGCGGCAGAGTTCAACGAGCCTACATTGGCATCCTGCCTCAGGAAATTACTTCCGACCTCGTGGAAGCCTTCAATCTCAGCGAAGTGGCAGGCGTACTGATTGCCAAGGTGGAAAAGGACAGCCCTGCCGAAACCGCCGGTTTAAAAGCAGGAGATGTGATCCTGGAGATTTCTGGAGAAAAGATCAGCAACGTAGCCAGATTCCGGATCGCAGTCGCTACTGCTACAATTGGATCCAAAGTGCCAATAAAAATCTTGAGAGATAACAAGGAAAAGGTGTTGAACGTAACGCTGGAAGCTTTTCCAGAGGACAGCGTAGCGCTAAATACGGAGAATGGAGTGAAAACGGCCATATCCACCGGTATCAGCGTGGAAAGCATCGACAGCGCTCTGGCCAAACGGTTGAACATCAATAGCGATAAAGGCGTGGTTGTGAGTTCTGTGGATGCAAATTCCCCCGCTTCTCAAGCCGGATTGCAGACCGGTATGGTGATATTGCAAATTGAAGGCACTGAGGTAAACAGCGTAAGCGAATTCAACAGTGTGTTGGCTACCGCCAAAGAAAAAATGGAGAAAGACGGTCGTAAGACCATCAAACTTTATGTGATAGATCGAAATCAGATACCAAGATTTATGGTGCTGAGATTTGATGAATAAATGAGATTGCACACGATGGCCGGAGCCTGCACGGTTCCGGCTTTTTTTGCCTGAAACGCAAAGAGTTTTGTGGAGTGGTTTTCAGTGCCCCCAAATAAATGCAAAGCGGAACGTTCAACTGATGTAAACGTGCCAGAGGCACGAGGTACAAATCGCAGCAATGATTTGGAGAAGATTGCCGGTAAAGCCCCGGCAGGGGTGATAACTGAGCCTAGAGGGCGAAACCGTTCATAGCGAGGGTGCGTAGCTTTAGCGGAGCCCCTCGTGACAGGGCGATACACCCATACAAAGCCCCTTGTGGGCGACACAATACTCCGTCTCTATCTCTGATACACACCTGATACACGGATCATTGGAGCTTTGCACGGAACACCGCTTCTACTTTCCATGCATTTGTGTGCAAAGATGAGGCACAGATCCGTAGTATGTATTACAGTTTTACCAATTTATGAGCCTTTACTATGCCGTCATCAGTCTTTAAACGCAAGAAGTAAAGGCCAGAAGATACCGGTTGATTTCTATCGTCACAGCCATCCCAGGCTAACACTTGCTCGCCCTTGCTCTGCATACCTTTGTGCAATGTTCTGATTTGCTGGCCTTTAAGGTTATAGACCTTCAGTTCTGTATCGCTTTGTTTATCCAGTTCGTATGTGATTACCGCAAGCTCGCTGAAGGGATTGGGGGATACAGACAGTTTACTTACTCCGGATACTGATTGCTCATCCTCGTTGGCGGATGAATTCAGGATTACCATCACTGTGTTTGAACTTGCCGATTCCACGCTGCCATACAAGGCGGTGAGATAGTAATACAGAGTATCTTCCTCTGCGCTGTAATCCCGAAACGCATACGCAGAGGGATCCAGTATATCCGCGTAGGCAGCACCGTTACGATAGATCCGAAAACCGCTCAACCCCCTTTCGGGAGCCTGCATCTGCCAGCTAAGGAAGATCTGTCTATCCGTTGCTTCTGCCATGAGATCAATAGGCTGATAGATGGGTTGGTATTCATAAGCTCCCACATCAATGATGCTAATCCCATCGCCATCTCCATCCCAATAGCGTTCATTTCCCGCGGCATCCTTGCTATCTTCGACTACTCCGCTTGCCGCTTGCCTGCCGGTATCGATCAAGGGCGATAGCGGACTTAGCAGATATGGTCGGTTCCCCTCTCCGATAAATAAAGGATCAACGTCACTGTTGCCTGTCAGCCACCACACCGGATTTTGCGCAGTTTCACTGAGCCATCCATAGTATCCGCCCAATATGTTGTTATTATACAAAGTAAGCGAACTGAAGATCCCGGAAGAAGTATTGTTGGGCACCAGAATCTGGTAAACGCTGCCGGGATTGTGTAAGATATTGTTGGTCAATATGCTTGTTCCCTGCACGCAAAGAGGAACGCCGCCCCCGGTATTGCCTGCAAAAGTGCAATTAGTGATAAAAAGAGTATCGTTCCAGGCTCTGGCCATGCTCATAGGATTGCCATAGTTTTGATAATTGTCATAAAAAGCTGAGTTTCGGATGTCGATGCGTAAACGGCTGGCATTATCATCCCAAGGGGAAATCTGGAACATCGAATTGAAGGCAAATTGGTCTGAGGAAACACAACGATTATTATGAAGTTCCAGGCCATCTATTGTCAAATCCAACTCATCAACGGCAGATATGTGGATTGCACTCAAGTAAGGGGCTTCACAGTCTGTGATCTCGAGGTTATTAATCGTTAATTCTCCAGAAGAAGATAATGCTTCAAGTACAGTTCCAATATCATCAGAACTCAATCTGCTGATTTTGATATCTTTAAAAAGCATGTTCCCGTAATTATGAGTTCCATCAATGCCCACTGTAAAATTACTGATGTGGTTATCAATTAATAAATTAGAAAGTGAATAATGAGCACTTCGACTAATTGCGCATCCACTCTTTCCATTAATCATGCTAAAGTTCATAACATGCCAGTTATGAGTGTCTGGAGGAGATGTATGGATGTGTGTTAAAAATTCAGCATCCAAAACAGTTCCCTCCCTTGATTCACCTACTAAGCTGGTATTACTCTTGCTCGGGATCGGGAATTGCTGCCCGTTGAGAGAAGGCGAATAGTGCCCATTTGCCACATATACCGTCTTGGGATTTTCGCTATCCGAGGCAATATTGTACATTGCCTTGAATATGCTCCGCAGCGGTTGATCCGGACTGAGACCGCTATTAGAGTCGTCCCCCCAGGGAGCTACAAAAAGATCGTGATTCACTTCTTCATGCACCGTGTGCAAGATATCAAAAGTATAAGGATTGGTGATGTTTGGACTTTGGGGAATCGCCGTGGCGTAGAAATTCCAGGGATTGGCCACGGTGAAAGTATCTACAACCACATGGACGGTATTTACCTGGTAAAAATACATATCGCTACCAAAAGCAGCATAATTGCTGTAAATGCTGCAACGGTTGTCGGGATCGAAGTGTGTATTGTAGGAGTTTATTGATGAGCCATAATACCAGATACCACCTCCACTTCCCGCGGTATTACGGTGAATGGAGACACCACTCAGATGCATGATCATTCCACTACCGCAAATACCTCCTCCACTATCTGCTTTGTTACCTGTAACTATACAATTGCTCACAAATGCCTGTCTGCTGCCTGTCATGTTACTAATAATGATACCACCACCATACATACTCGTTCCGGTGGTGTTTAATGACCCACTGCCATTTGTAACGGTAAATCCCCGAATACAGATATTGGACTCATGATCCCTGGATACGATAACGGATCCATTTTGATTTCCATCAATGACCGTAGAGTGGATGTAATCTCTGTCTCCGGATAAAAGCTCCAAGCTGGCAAGTGTGATGTTCTTGCCATTGAAGCGTACGTTTTCGATGTATCTACCGGGATAGACCAATACCGTATCACCATGAGCTGAGGCATCTATCGCTTCCTGGATAACGCCGTAAGGTTGGGAGCCATCCAATGCCACACCCAAAATGGCGGCATGGGTATTCACACAAAAGATACACAATGCCCACACAGCTATAAGCTGAAGCGTAAAGAGCCCTCCGCCCGCCCCTAGGGGCAAGCGGAGGGTATTGATTTCATGCTTATTATTTACAGGTCTCATCACTTCATCAGCATCATCTTGCGGGTTTGAACTCCATCCGGACTGCTGAGCCGATAGAAATATATACCTGAGGCAACAGGGCGGTTGGCAATGTCTCTACCGCTCCATTGAATGCTGTGTTTACCTTTGGGCAAATCCTGGTCGCATAGTGTGGTAACTCTTTGTCCCTTTATGTTGAAAACATCCAATTTCACCGGCATATCCGAGCCCAAAACGAAAGATATATTCGTGATTGGATTGAAAGGATTGGGATAATTCTGATCCAAAGCAGTTACCAAAGGAACAGGGCTATCGCCAGTTTTGTGATTGAAAGAGACATAGCTGTACTTTTCTTCTCCGTTCAACCGTAATATTCCGTCCTCAAATACCATAGTCTGGGGATTGTAGATCTTCCAGCCCTGGGCGGCTTTTGCACCCTTACCGTCGTAATAGAACACGATACTCGGTTCTCCGCCGGATTTTGCTTCATCCGGATACACGCAGATATCGACTACAGTACTCTCCACTACCGAGGCACCTTTGCATTCCCCATCGACGAATACTGCGACCTCCTGAGGAAGATTATCCGGATCAAACTCTACTATCAAGCTTGTGTAATCCAGCTTTTCCTCATAGCCGAATGCTGTGGCGCGGGGTCGTTCACGCGGAGCTACGTGCAAACCGGTATTCCAATACATCTCTTCAGGTGCTCCAGGGAGCAGTAAGAGCTCCACCATGTCGCCTTCCGAAAGAGTGTAAGTATTGGGGTCTATGACCCAGGGACTATTCATCTCTTCAGAGATCCTGTAGGTACTCCAATTCCGAGTCTTGATGGTGTGGACATAATCCAGATATGTAAAGCGGGTACTTCTGGGAAGATAGCGGGATAAAGCATACCCGGCTTCCTGGGTCTCCGGAACAAAGTAACCGATCGAATTTACAAAGTCCTGCATCTGGCCATTGTGAAGATACTCCTCCACCCAGGCTACCGGAGTAACATCCGGATCGGCCTTGAAACCGTTCACAATTACAGGATTGATGGTTTCATCCGTATTGAACTTCACCTTGTAGCCCTTGGGCTGTTCCGCTGTGTGGCCTGTGTTGAGCCATTGTAATGTCCATTGATCATAAGACATTTTATCTATCTCTGTATCATAACTCCAGTGAACTCCTATAAGTGCTTGATCAGGCTCATACATGTTATCATGAAACAGGTATCCCAATTCATTCCAATATGTTCCATCCGTTTGGCTTCTGTCATCAACCACGGGGAACGATAACCAGTATATTCCGGTTCCATCTGTTCTATCGAAATACTTCCGGTGATGATGGGGATAGTGCCTGGCCCCGATATCCGGAGGAGTGCCGTCGGGATCAGCTTGGACTACTCCGTCAATCTCAGGGCATCCGGTATTGATAAGGGGGCTTTTGTTATTATGATCCCAAACTAATTCATAATTGTAAGTTTGAGAATTTACGCTAATATATGGATTACCATATGATACACTACCAGCATCGAGATCAAGAGATCCAGCATTAGTCAATCCATTGCTGAAATGGGAAAAGGAAATGGGAATTCTTGAATTACCAGTTAATTGATATGGTTCATAATACTCATTCGTGATTGTAAAAAGCTCTGAATAAGAACCATAATATAGATTGTCTCTAAATGAAGTAATTGGTGGGTATGCATATGGAGTCCATCCCAATCTCACATTCAGAACCTTCTCGCAGTCTATGAATGCATTCTTGTAAATGTAATTGTTTAGATTCCTTAAACTGTACTCTCCATCCCATTGATCGAAGTAAATTGAATTATAACAATCAAAAAAGAGGTTATAACATACTTCAAGCTGTTCAGATGTATCCTTTGCAATCTTCAGTGCATAATTATTGTAAGGAAGTTCGCTGCCAGAAGCGAATGTATTTCCTTTACAAAGTAGTTCAATCTCTCCTCCAACTTCTAGAGGAGAATTGATGAATGTGTTGTTCTCTACAACCAATTCATCTGAACCGTCAAGTTTTACTGCTGTGTTGTTACAATCGTTATCACTAAATTCGACGCTATGGAATCTTCCTAACGAGATAAATGCTGCTGGATCAGGATTAACGCCACTATCATCCTCTTCCTTAATGATGTTTCCGGTGATGACAGCATTGTCTGACATTGAGATAGAATACATAGTTATCCCTCTGTGGGGTAGGCCAGGAATCTCTTCATTAAAAAAGGAGTTTACCACTTTAAAAGTATCAATGTAGGCTAATTGAATTGCATTAATAACCACAGGGAAATCATTGAACATGCAATTGTCTATATGGAATTTCTCCATTTCAAGGGTGGGAGGATTGATAATTGAAGGATCATTATATAGGAGTATTCCATGCTGGGTAATACTAACAGAGTGGTTTTCAAGACTGAGTCCCTGAATCATTAACCTGCTTTGTGCAACGCCTGAAACCAGAATGCCTTGCTCTGCGGTCTCAGGAATCTTCAGAACACAGTTTTGTGGCTGATTTGAACTACTTCTAATAACTATATCCTGCACATTGTGAAAGATCGTACTAGAAGTGTAGTAAACAATTGATAAGGCTTCTTGATAGCCTTGAGGGTTATCTGCCAGATTGATTACAACCTCTGTACCAGATACATTCTCCAGTAAACTATCGTCGAAGGCATGATCAATTGCTTGCTGGATAGAAGGATATGGGTTACCAATAGATCCATCAGCATTGAATGGATTCCCGTTGGGAGCCACATACAGGTTATAGGCAGATAAAGAGCCACCTACAAGGATTAAGACAAATAGCAGTAATAACTTAGGCATTACTACCATAATGGGGGGGGGGGGGGTCGGGTTTGGGTGTGTCATTTTCTTCTCCTTAATTGGTGTTCAAAAAAATCAGTTGCTTGCATTTCGATTGATATGCTCGCGTTATTACATTACAATGCAAGCATTTCTTGGATCATTAAATGTGTCAAGCGATATTATGCAATATAGCTGATGCACTTGTGTTATTCAGAGCATTGCAGCTTGGAGTGCGGGATTTACGTCCTTTTACTTTAATCAATACCCTAAGGCTCTCGAGGATATTGTTTGGAATTTGTCCCAATGCTGTCCGCCATATAGAGTATATAAGGGGATATAAATCCCTATAGATCTTTGCTGCGTATAGAGTGAGATAATGTGTAAGAGAAAAGCCTGATCGGAGGATCGGATTCCTCAGTTACGGATCGGAGCTGCGGAAAGCTGCGTTACGAGGACCGCTGTTCTATCTTCAGTGCATCTATATGGACAGAAAATGAGCAGGTTTGATGAATTTTCAACGATAGAGCACCTTTCGGCTATGCATTATATTTATGCGGAAGCGCTAAACGGTTTGAAGAAGGAAAGCGCAATCAGGTTGACAAAAGCATAGCTTTGTGCAGAGTAGCATCATGCCAAAAGAGAAGAAAGCGGAAAATGCCTTGAACAGCTCCGTGATGTATGTGAAAGGAGTGGGAGAGTATCGTGCCCGGAAGTTGGCCAAACTCGGCATCAATACGATAGGGGATTTGATGGAGTATTTTCCGCGGAATTACATTAGCAGAATTGTGAATCCAAGTTTGGCAGATATGCAAGTAGGCGAGATGGTATCACTTACTGCACAAATCTCCTGGGTAGACACAAAGCAAAGTGCCAAAGGCAAGAAAATCCTTCATGTAGGAGTGAGTGATGGACTGATCGGTTTGGTTTGCGCGTGGTTTAGTTATCCGCCTGGGTATTTGACCATGTTCCGACCCGGAGATACGATCTGGTTAAGCGGATTACTATCTTCATTTGGGGGAGAATTGCAGATGACGCATCCTACTTTCGAGATTCTAACTGATGATTCAGAGGAGGATTTTTGGCGAAAACGCACAATGCTGCCGATTTATTCTCTCACGGAAGGTATCAGTCAGATAATGATGCGCAGGATAATCTTGAACGCTTTTTCCTTGTATGCCGCACAAATCGAGGAGAGTCTGCCGGACTTTATCTTGGAAAAGTATGGCTTTCCCGTTCGCAGAGAAGCTTTGCAGATAGTTCACTTTGGTCAGAAACCGGACTTGATAAATCAATGCCGAAGACGCTTTGCTTACGAGGAATTTTTGTATTCACAAATCCTGTGGGCAAGGCACAAGCTACATCATAATGAACAGGTATTGGGCATCGAATTTATTAATAAGCGAGAGCTAACTACGGCACTCAAGAACAGGCTGAAGTTCGCATTGACCGGAGCTCAGAAGCGAGTGGTACGGGAGATATTTACCGATATGTGTTCCAAGAAACAGATGTCCAGGCTAATACAGGGAGATGTGGGCAGCGGTAAGACTGTTGTGAGCCTTTTTGCCATGCTTCTGGCAGTAGAAAACGGTTATCAGGCAGCGATGATGGCACCTACAGAGATTCTGGCAGATCAGCACTATCAAAGCATCTGTATGATGTTGGAGGGTCTTCCCGTAGAAATAGTATTGCTGAAGGGCGGCAATTACAAGGGTAAGGCTGAGATCAAACATAGTATAGCCGTAGGACGCGCGCAGATAGTGGTGGGAACACACGCTTTGATCCAAAAGGATATCGTGTTTAAACAATTGGGCATAGTGGTGGTGGACGAGCAGCATCGGTTTGGAGTGGAACAACGTGCCAAACTGGCAAAGACTCAAGGCAAGCCAGACCTCCTGTATCTTTCGGCTACGCCCATCCCACGCTCTTTGGCAATGACGGTTTATGGCGATCTGGAAGTAAGCCGCATAGATGAGATGCCCAAGGGACGTAAACCTGTGCAAACCTATATCCGGTCTGATCGCAAGCTAAATACTGTGTTTAGCGAGGTGAGAGCGGAATTGCGGCAAGGCAGGCAGGTATATTTTGTGTGCCCTTTGGTGGAAGAGAGTGAAAAGCTGGCTTTGCTGGATGCTCAACGGCTTTATGAGTATCTGAAGGATAAAGAGTATCCGGACTACAAGGTGGAATTGATCCACGGCAGAATGCCCGCATTAGAAAAAGACGCCATTATGCGCAGGTTCAAGGAGAATTTGATCCAAATCCTGGTATCCACCACTGTTATCGAAGTAGGAGTGGACGTTGCCAATGCCAGTGTAATGGTGATTGAGCATGCGGAGCGCTTTGGTTTGGCGCAGTTGCATCAGTTACGGGGCAGAGTGGGCAGAGGTGAGGCTCAGGCATATTGTTTTTTGATCTGGCATCAGCCGATCTCCCGAATCGCCCGTGAAAGGTTGCATACCATGAGCAGTACAAACGATGGTTTTGTGATTGCGGAGAAGGATCTGGAATTACGCGGACCTGGAGAGTTGTTTGGTTTGGAGCAATCCGGTATGCCCCAGTTCAAGCATGCTAATCTGCTGCAAGATCAAGCCATCTTGCAGGTTGCCAGAATGGATGCTTTTAGAATTGTAGCCGAGGATCCGGTTCTAAGTGACGCCAAACATGAATTATTGAGATATAAATATATCCATAACTACAAGAAAAAAGAAGAGCTTATCCAGTACTAGCGTCCATCTACTACTAAAAAAGGTCTTGACGATATCACCTGATACATATAGTATGATAAAAATTCATTTTGAGGTATCCATGAAAAAGCTGATAATATTCTTAATGCTGATCATCGTCAGCGCTGCAGCTTTTGCTGTGAAATTTGATCCTGAATGGTTCAAATCCCGCACCATAATTGGCTGTTTTACCACAGAAGCCATCCCAAATATCGACGGCAAGCTGGAATATACAATTCAAGACGGAGTTGTGCACACCGGGATTGCAAGTTTCGATGCCATCGCCAGGGAATTTAAGATTGTTAACCTAATACAGGCGCATCCCTATGTACAGGTTCCAGAATGGAATGATAAGGGCGTGTACCTGCAGAATATTTACCGCTTATATTTGGACTCGGATGATCGCATAGATGAAGCTGTAACGGCACTTAGCAAAAACAGCTACATGAACTTTGCCGAGCTGGAAGCCATCAACCGCGAGAAGTTTGTTCCGAATGATCCGATGCTTCCTTCGCAATATACTCATCCACTGCTGCAAAGCTTTGACGCTTGGGATTATGTAACCGGTAGTCACGATGTAGTGGTAGCCATCACCGATAGTGGTGTGAAATGGAATCACCCCGATCTTGCGGGCAATGTTTGGATCAATCCAGCAGAATCTCCCGGGATGAGCATCAACTGGGAAGCCGGTACCATAACTGGCGGCAATGGGCAGGATGCCGGCGAAGGCGGAAACAAGATCGACGACTTGGTCGGTTGGGATTTTAAGGAAAACGACAATAATCCCCTTCAGACTTATCCGACAAACGAGCATGGCACTCACGTTGCTGGTTGCGCTGCTGCAGTTGGTAACAATGGCATCGGTGTAGTAGGTACTGCACCCAATGTGTCCATTCTAAGTTGTAAGGGATCTCCCAGCAATAGTGCATCCAGTGGAGTGGAATTTGCCTACGACCAGATGAAATACTCGGCTGAAGTGGGCGCACACATAATCAATGCGAGTTGGGGTGGACCCGGTAGCGGTGCATATCCAAACAGTATAGTAAACTATGTGACCGACCTGGGAGCAGTTGTTGTGGCTGCCGCAGGCAATGAGGATACTGAACATAACAACACATATCAGGATTACCCGGCTGATTGCACTAATGCATTGAATGTAGCAGCTACAAACAATGTGGATATGAAAGCAAGTTTCTCGGATTATGGCGATCCGATAGATATCTGCGCTCCCGGCGATAACATTCTGTCCACCATCATCGCTGATAACGGTTATACCCAACTGGGCGGTACTTCAATGGCCAGCCCGATCGTAGCAGGAGTAGCGGCATTAGTAAAGAGCCTTCATCCGGAAATGAGTTCTGAAGACATTAGATTCAGACTAATGGCAACAGCAGATCCCATCGACGATTTAAATCCGAATTATATAGGCAAATTAGGTACCGGCAGAGTGAATTCCTTCACTGCCACAATGTACGACAAGATTCCAAACATCTCCATGCCCAGCATGACTTTAACAGAGTTGGAAGGCGATGGTGACGGCATTCCGAATCCCGGAGAGACCGTAACATTGAATATCCAGCTGGAAAACGGAATGACCGGACTTGGTATCCTGTGGAAGGATGCCCATGATCTAACTGCAGCATTGAGAACAAATTATCCTGGTGTCACCATAATCGATTCTGTGTCTACCTATGGTAATGGCGGATGGTTGTATGCAGCCAGTACAGCCTGGAGCAACAGTCCTTACAAATTTAGCACCGTTGCCGATCTTCCCTCCGAACCGATTCCTTTCGAACTGGTGATCACATCAAACAATGCAGATCCTTTCCCATACCGTAAAGTAATCCCCATACAAGTAGAGCTTAGTTTGTTGCAGAGCGGCTGGCCATTCGAAACCGGAGGAGCGCCTCAAGGTTCTGCCATAATAGCCGACATCAATAATGACGGCACAAAAGAGGTTG contains:
- a CDS encoding Do family serine endopeptidase; amino-acid sequence: MRLLKSMVILLMLISLSSCAQASSSMLGADGQSPVVKVVRDVREAVVQIKVESQVSTRQNINPFGEDPFFRFFFPSPEQPRQRQVTSMGSGFIYEYNEGTREAFIMTNNHVAERGREGKITVTLADKKTYTASVVGLDANTDVAVIKIKMSEGEDVTVAPLGDSSLLEIGEWAIAIGNPFAEGLERTVTLGVISALGRYDIMSGENALLYQDFIQTDAAINPGNSGGPLLNIKGEVIGINTAITSTSGGNIGIGFAIPINLAKRVVNDLVASGRVQRAYIGILPQEITSDLVEAFNLSEVAGVLIAKVEKDSPAETAGLKAGDVILEISGEKISNVARFRIAVATATIGSKVPIKILRDNKEKVLNVTLEAFPEDSVALNTENGVKTAISTGISVESIDSALAKRLNINSDKGVVVSSVDANSPASQAGLQTGMVILQIEGTEVNSVSEFNSVLATAKEKMEKDGRKTIKLYVIDRNQIPRFMVLRFDE
- a CDS encoding FlgD immunoglobulin-like domain containing protein; its protein translation is MRPVNNKHEINTLRLPLGAGGGLFTLQLIAVWALCIFCVNTHAAILGVALDGSQPYGVIQEAIDASAHGDTVLVYPGRYIENVRFNGKNITLASLELLSGDRDYIHSTVIDGNQNGSVIVSRDHESNICIRGFTVTNGSGSLNTTGTSMYGGGIIISNMTGSRQAFVSNCIVTGNKADSGGGICGSGMIMHLSGVSIHRNTAGSGGGIWYYGSSINSYNTHFDPDNRCSIYSNYAAFGSDMYFYQVNTVHVVVDTFTVANPWNFYATAIPQSPNITNPYTFDILHTVHEEVNHDLFVAPWGDDSNSGLSPDQPLRSIFKAMYNIASDSENPKTVYVANGHYSPSLNGQQFPIPSKSNTSLVGESREGTVLDAEFLTHIHTSPPDTHNWHVMNFSMINGKSGCAISRSAHYSLSNLLIDNHISNFTVGIDGTHNYGNMLFKDIKISRLSSDDIGTVLEALSSSGELTINNLEITDCEAPYLSAIHISAVDELDLTIDGLELHNNRCVSSDQFAFNSMFQISPWDDNASRLRIDIRNSAFYDNYQNYGNPMSMARAWNDTLFITNCTFAGNTGGGVPLCVQGTSILTNNILHNPGSVYQILVPNNTSSGIFSSLTLYNNNILGGYYGWLSETAQNPVWWLTGNSDVDPLFIGEGNRPYLLSPLSPLIDTGRQAASGVVEDSKDAAGNERYWDGDGDGISIIDVGAYEYQPIYQPIDLMAEATDRQIFLSWQMQAPERGLSGFRIYRNGAAYADILDPSAYAFRDYSAEEDTLYYYLTALYGSVESASSNTVMVILNSSANEDEQSVSGVSKLSVSPNPFSELAVITYELDKQSDTELKVYNLKGQQIRTLHKGMQSKGEQVLAWDGCDDRNQPVSSGLYFLRLKTDDGIVKAHKLVKL
- a CDS encoding T9SS type A sorting domain-containing protein is translated as MPKLLLLFVLILVGGSLSAYNLYVAPNGNPFNADGSIGNPYPSIQQAIDHAFDDSLLENVSGTEVVINLADNPQGYQEALSIVYYTSSTIFHNVQDIVIRSSSNQPQNCVLKIPETAEQGILVSGVAQSRLMIQGLSLENHSVSITQHGILLYNDPSIINPPTLEMEKFHIDNCMFNDFPVVINAIQLAYIDTFKVVNSFFNEEIPGLPHRGITMYSISMSDNAVITGNIIKEEDDSGVNPDPAAFISLGRFHSVEFSDNDCNNTAVKLDGSDELVVENNTFINSPLEVGGEIELLCKGNTFASGSELPYNNYALKIAKDTSEQLEVCYNLFFDCYNSIYFDQWDGEYSLRNLNNYIYKNAFIDCEKVLNVRLGWTPYAYPPITSFRDNLYYGSYSELFTITNEYYEPYQLTGNSRIPISFSHFSNGLTNAGSLDLDAGSVSYGNPYISVNSQTYNYELVWDHNNKSPLINTGCPEIDGVVQADPDGTPPDIGARHYPHHHRKYFDRTDGTGIYWLSFPVVDDRSQTDGTYWNELGYLFHDNMYEPDQALIGVHWSYDTEIDKMSYDQWTLQWLNTGHTAEQPKGYKVKFNTDETINPVIVNGFKADPDVTPVAWVEEYLHNGQMQDFVNSIGYFVPETQEAGYALSRYLPRSTRFTYLDYVHTIKTRNWSTYRISEEMNSPWVIDPNTYTLSEGDMVELLLLPGAPEEMYWNTGLHVAPRERPRATAFGYEEKLDYTSLIVEFDPDNLPQEVAVFVDGECKGASVVESTVVDICVYPDEAKSGGEPSIVFYYDGKGAKAAQGWKIYNPQTMVFEDGILRLNGEEKYSYVSFNHKTGDSPVPLVTALDQNYPNPFNPITNISFVLGSDMPVKLDVFNIKGQRVTTLCDQDLPKGKHSIQWSGRDIANRPVASGIYFYRLSSPDGVQTRKMMLMK
- the recG gene encoding ATP-dependent DNA helicase RecG; this translates as MPKEKKAENALNSSVMYVKGVGEYRARKLAKLGINTIGDLMEYFPRNYISRIVNPSLADMQVGEMVSLTAQISWVDTKQSAKGKKILHVGVSDGLIGLVCAWFSYPPGYLTMFRPGDTIWLSGLLSSFGGELQMTHPTFEILTDDSEEDFWRKRTMLPIYSLTEGISQIMMRRIILNAFSLYAAQIEESLPDFILEKYGFPVRREALQIVHFGQKPDLINQCRRRFAYEEFLYSQILWARHKLHHNEQVLGIEFINKRELTTALKNRLKFALTGAQKRVVREIFTDMCSKKQMSRLIQGDVGSGKTVVSLFAMLLAVENGYQAAMMAPTEILADQHYQSICMMLEGLPVEIVLLKGGNYKGKAEIKHSIAVGRAQIVVGTHALIQKDIVFKQLGIVVVDEQHRFGVEQRAKLAKTQGKPDLLYLSATPIPRSLAMTVYGDLEVSRIDEMPKGRKPVQTYIRSDRKLNTVFSEVRAELRQGRQVYFVCPLVEESEKLALLDAQRLYEYLKDKEYPDYKVELIHGRMPALEKDAIMRRFKENLIQILVSTTVIEVGVDVANASVMVIEHAERFGLAQLHQLRGRVGRGEAQAYCFLIWHQPISRIARERLHTMSSTNDGFVIAEKDLELRGPGELFGLEQSGMPQFKHANLLQDQAILQVARMDAFRIVAEDPVLSDAKHELLRYKYIHNYKKKEELIQY